Proteins encoded within one genomic window of Panicum virgatum strain AP13 chromosome 1N, P.virgatum_v5, whole genome shotgun sequence:
- the LOC120654901 gene encoding external alternative NAD(P)H-ubiquinone oxidoreductase B1, mitochondrial-like, translating to MTLQSSATAAAATAGGFAAVRRAKSWWSGRRAASTLPTPRRTPAASIRRDPAPAGASAPARRSPRCRPSHARGPRCQPSSTQKLLFAFSEDVAAIFRVADKDNSGTLTVKKIKDVPGDICERYPQVELYLKSNQMKGFHDLLKDSDGNSKELKELDI from the exons ATGACGCTCCAATCATCGGCaacggcggctgcggcgacggcgggaggctttgcggcggtgcggcgagcgAAGAGCTGGTGGAGCGGGAGAAGAGCGGCCTCGACGCTGCCCACTCCGCGGCGGACTCCGGCCGCTTCCATCCGCCGCGACCCTGCTCCCGCCGGTGCCTCCGCCCCAGCGCGCCGGAGCCCTCGCTGCCGGCCGTCGCACGCGCGAGGCCCTCGCTGCCAGCCGTCGAGCACCCAAAAATTATTGTTTGCCTTCTCT GAAGATGTTGCTGCCATATTCAGAGTAGCAGACAAGGATAACTCTGGCACTTTAACtgtgaagaaaataaaagatgttcCTGGAGACATCTGTGAGAGATACCCACAAGTGGAGTTGTATCTTAAATCCAACCAAATGAAGGGCTTCCATGATCTACTCAAGGACTCGGATGGCAACTCCAAGGAGTTGAAAGAACTGGACATTTAG